From Synoicihabitans lomoniglobus, the proteins below share one genomic window:
- a CDS encoding ATP-binding response regulator produces the protein MEATAPLPPRPIRLLYVEDNPRDVAFVRDMLEDNELACEITAVDHREAFVEKLQHGPWDLILSDYNLPEFDGLSALRAAKEYCPHVPAIVITGTVREEEAVACLKLGAVDYVLKDRLLRLPGAVRRAIDGSQKEALARKTEADLRQSERRLNAIVHQSEMLLYTRDQTGRFTYVSPQVAHFLHTTTDSLLGQKWANFAEPLPENERSICKLQANPDSLDSQCVVELRFAGEEPDAPPRWIALRESLFSDEDNQTSVLGVGMDITDRKTMETQMLQTQRLENLGLLAAGIAHDLNNVLAPVMMAGPLLRPQLNGTHHERLIDVLEKSATRGAALVKQVLSFARGDENQRNALQVKHLIRDIVSIVQETFPKNIECHESIGVDIPAIHGNATQFHQVLLNLCVNARDAMPKGGHLSIAVESREITNAQANNIIISGRKQWVVITVTDTGEGIPPHIMEKIWTPFFSTKEKQKGTGLGLATVRGIVAAHAGYIEINSEVGKGTTFEIFLPAMREPVLAGEAKGPVDHYRGKGEHILIVDDEPLVRDMLSVTLGKYDFELAVAADGVEALSYINTQGNRVRLLITDIHMPHMSGDVLISVVRKLHPQLKTIAISGHPDSDQLPLAPPEDQPDIVLAKPFKSDRLLREIGRLLDPATAASEHLDVQKA, from the coding sequence ATGGAAGCAACCGCCCCCCTACCGCCCCGGCCCATCCGCCTGCTCTACGTGGAGGACAATCCTCGCGATGTGGCATTTGTCCGGGATATGCTGGAGGACAACGAATTAGCATGCGAAATCACAGCGGTTGACCATCGTGAAGCGTTTGTCGAAAAGCTGCAGCATGGTCCATGGGATCTCATTCTGAGTGACTACAATCTGCCCGAATTCGACGGACTGTCGGCTTTGCGCGCTGCGAAGGAATATTGCCCGCACGTGCCCGCCATCGTCATCACGGGAACCGTCCGCGAAGAAGAGGCCGTCGCCTGCTTGAAACTGGGGGCCGTGGACTACGTCTTGAAGGATCGGCTTCTTCGTCTACCCGGCGCCGTGCGGCGGGCGATCGACGGGAGTCAGAAAGAAGCCCTCGCGCGAAAAACCGAGGCCGATCTACGCCAAAGCGAACGCCGTCTGAACGCCATCGTCCACCAGAGCGAGATGCTCCTCTATACTCGCGACCAGACCGGACGATTCACCTACGTGAGCCCGCAGGTCGCGCATTTTCTGCATACGACGACCGATTCTTTACTGGGACAAAAATGGGCGAACTTTGCGGAGCCCCTGCCGGAAAACGAACGCAGCATCTGCAAACTGCAAGCCAACCCGGACTCGCTGGATTCGCAATGCGTGGTGGAGCTGCGGTTCGCAGGTGAAGAGCCCGACGCTCCCCCTCGCTGGATTGCGCTTCGCGAGAGCTTGTTCAGCGACGAAGACAACCAAACTTCGGTGCTTGGCGTGGGTATGGATATCACCGACCGCAAGACCATGGAGACGCAGATGCTTCAAACCCAGCGGCTCGAGAACCTGGGACTGTTGGCGGCCGGCATCGCCCATGACCTCAACAACGTGCTCGCCCCGGTGATGATGGCGGGCCCGCTGTTGCGTCCGCAGTTAAACGGCACGCACCACGAGCGCCTCATCGACGTGCTGGAAAAATCCGCCACACGCGGTGCCGCTTTGGTCAAACAGGTCCTTTCCTTTGCCCGTGGCGACGAGAACCAACGGAATGCGCTGCAGGTCAAACACCTCATTCGGGACATTGTTTCGATCGTGCAAGAGACCTTTCCGAAGAACATCGAGTGCCACGAGTCCATCGGGGTCGATATCCCTGCGATTCACGGCAACGCCACCCAGTTTCATCAGGTCCTGCTCAATCTTTGCGTGAATGCGCGCGACGCCATGCCCAAGGGCGGCCATCTGAGCATCGCCGTAGAGTCCCGGGAAATCACAAACGCCCAAGCCAACAACATCATCATCAGCGGACGCAAACAGTGGGTGGTGATCACCGTCACGGACACGGGAGAAGGCATCCCGCCGCATATTATGGAGAAAATATGGACTCCATTTTTCTCCACCAAGGAAAAGCAAAAAGGCACGGGCCTCGGCCTCGCCACCGTCCGCGGCATTGTGGCCGCCCATGCGGGTTACATTGAAATCAATAGCGAGGTGGGAAAAGGGACGACTTTTGAAATATTCCTCCCTGCGATGAGGGAACCCGTGCTCGCCGGCGAGGCCAAGGGCCCGGTCGATCACTATCGAGGCAAGGGTGAACATATTCTCATCGTCGACGACGAGCCCTTGGTTCGCGACATGCTCAGTGTAACCTTGGGTAAATATGACTTCGAACTCGCGGTGGCGGCGGACGGAGTGGAGGCGTTGAGCTACATCAACACACAAGGTAACCGGGTGCGCCTCTTAATCACCGACATACACATGCCGCACATGAGCGGTGACGTGTTGATCTCCGTCGTGCGAAAACTGCATCCGCAGCTCAAGACCATCGCCATCAGTGGCCACCCTGACAGCGACCAGCTCCCCTTGGCCCCGCCGGAAGACCAACCCGATATCGTCCTCGCCAAGCCCTTCAAAAGCGACCGCTTGCTGCGGGAAATCGGTCGGCTCCTGGATCCGGCGACCGCCGCCAGTGAGCATCTCGACGTTCAGAAGGCTTAA
- a CDS encoding hybrid sensor histidine kinase/response regulator, with translation MNQPILHPVCRVLYLEDNTTDADLIRNVLESTDLEIEITTAYNRDQFLAQLDLRCWDIILTDYNLPEFTELEAVQIATERCPNSSTIVVTGTEEEAIAVECLKLGADDYILKDRLLRLPVAIKRAMQQRLIQTEALATETALRESETKLKAIALHSRLMLYTRDEEGCFNFANSQAQLFLGKPVGQLMGSTWVDHVLSTPENRKSLSKLDAPYDSDTMETTVEVELAETSSGIRWIEVRENVSISPEGQKSVVGVAFNITDRKSLEAQLRQTQRLENLGLLAAGVAHDLNNVLSPIMMAGPLLQPTLKGTRHERLLNVLESSANRGAALVKQVLSFARGEDNERSPLQIKHVVRDVVSIIQETFPKNITCEDMIASKIPAVQGNATQIHQVLLNLCVNARDAMPQGGTLSISVAQRDISEIKSKEIVDRGPRHWVVITVSDTGTGIDPEVLSEIWNPFFTTKSKETGTGLGLNTVRGIVTAHHGAIELTSQVGLGTTFEIMLPAIQEEMRAPSLRASTSLYRGSGQQVLIVDDEPLVRDMLSRTLRRHNYQVSIASDGVEALKLINLGGHDLRLVITDIHMPHMSGDVLISVLRKVRPEIKIIASSGHPSSANLSQRPPGERPDVFVPKPFEGAEMLSAIHGLIATDVTPATAAPQ, from the coding sequence ATGAATCAGCCAATCCTCCATCCCGTTTGCCGAGTCCTGTATCTCGAGGACAATACGACCGATGCGGATCTGATCCGGAATGTCTTGGAAAGCACTGATCTCGAGATCGAAATCACCACGGCGTATAACCGCGACCAGTTCCTGGCCCAGTTGGACTTGCGGTGCTGGGACATCATTCTCACCGACTACAATCTGCCTGAGTTCACCGAACTCGAGGCCGTGCAGATTGCCACCGAACGCTGTCCCAACAGCTCGACCATCGTGGTCACCGGGACCGAAGAAGAAGCGATCGCGGTCGAGTGCCTGAAACTCGGGGCCGACGACTACATTCTCAAAGACCGACTGCTCCGACTGCCCGTCGCCATCAAGCGGGCCATGCAGCAACGCCTCATCCAAACCGAGGCCCTCGCCACCGAAACCGCCCTGCGCGAAAGTGAAACCAAGCTCAAAGCCATCGCGCTCCACAGCCGCCTCATGCTCTACACCCGCGACGAAGAGGGATGTTTCAATTTCGCCAATTCGCAGGCCCAACTTTTTCTCGGCAAACCCGTCGGCCAATTGATGGGCAGCACTTGGGTGGACCACGTGCTGTCCACCCCGGAAAATCGCAAGAGCCTGTCCAAACTGGATGCCCCCTACGATTCCGATACGATGGAAACCACGGTCGAAGTCGAGCTGGCGGAAACCTCCAGCGGCATCCGCTGGATTGAAGTGCGAGAAAACGTCTCCATTTCCCCCGAAGGACAGAAATCCGTGGTCGGAGTCGCATTCAACATCACCGACCGCAAATCACTTGAAGCCCAACTGCGTCAAACCCAACGCCTCGAGAATCTCGGTCTTCTCGCCGCTGGCGTCGCTCACGATCTCAACAATGTGCTGTCGCCGATCATGATGGCCGGCCCCCTTCTGCAACCCACCCTCAAAGGCACCCGTCACGAGCGGCTGCTCAACGTGCTGGAGTCGTCCGCCAATCGCGGCGCCGCCTTGGTCAAACAAGTGCTGTCCTTCGCTCGCGGCGAGGACAACGAGCGCAGCCCCTTGCAGATCAAACACGTGGTGCGCGACGTCGTTTCGATCATTCAGGAAACGTTCCCCAAAAACATCACTTGCGAGGACATGATTGCCTCGAAAATCCCCGCTGTGCAGGGCAACGCGACCCAGATCCATCAGGTCTTGCTCAACCTCTGCGTGAACGCGCGAGACGCCATGCCGCAGGGCGGAACGCTCAGCATCAGCGTAGCCCAGCGGGACATCTCGGAAATCAAATCCAAGGAAATCGTCGACCGCGGTCCACGGCACTGGGTGGTCATCACGGTTTCCGATACCGGCACCGGCATCGACCCGGAGGTTTTGTCGGAAATCTGGAATCCCTTCTTCACCACCAAATCCAAGGAAACCGGCACCGGCCTGGGATTGAACACCGTGCGCGGGATCGTCACCGCCCATCACGGTGCGATTGAACTCACCAGCCAAGTCGGCTTGGGCACCACTTTTGAGATCATGTTACCGGCGATTCAGGAAGAAATGCGCGCCCCCTCCCTGCGCGCGTCGACCAGTCTCTATCGTGGCAGTGGCCAGCAGGTTCTGATCGTGGACGACGAACCGCTCGTGCGTGACATGCTCAGTCGCACGCTGAGGCGACACAACTACCAGGTCTCCATCGCGTCCGACGGTGTCGAAGCCCTCAAGCTCATCAATCTGGGTGGTCACGATCTTCGACTCGTCATCACCGACATTCACATGCCTCACATGAGCGGCGATGTGCTGATTTCCGTGCTCCGCAAAGTGCGCCCCGAAATCAAAATCATCGCCAGCAGCGGTCACCCCTCGAGCGCCAACCTGAGCCAACGCCCCCCCGGGGAACGGCCCGATGTGTTTGTCCCCAAACCTTTCGAGGGCGCTGAAATGCTGTCCGCCATCCACGGGTTGATTGCCACCGACGTCACCCCCGCGACAGCCGCTCCCCAGTAA
- a CDS encoding response regulator, producing MTSLPQILLVEDSQRDAELAMDALEENHISNDILWVRDGEEALDFLFARGDFANRPPGNPAVVLLDLKMPKVDGLEVLRTVRANPELSIIPFVMMTSSREERDMVTSYELGVNAYVVKPVQFNEFVEAVKTVGRFWAVLNERPRNSS from the coding sequence ATGACTTCCTTACCTCAAATTCTGCTCGTCGAAGACAGCCAGCGAGACGCCGAACTGGCCATGGATGCGCTGGAAGAAAATCACATATCCAATGACATTCTGTGGGTGCGCGATGGGGAGGAAGCGCTCGACTTTCTCTTTGCCCGCGGCGACTTCGCCAACCGCCCCCCGGGGAACCCCGCGGTCGTGTTATTGGACCTCAAAATGCCCAAGGTCGACGGGCTCGAAGTCCTGCGAACGGTGCGCGCCAACCCGGAGCTTTCGATCATTCCTTTCGTCATGATGACCTCGTCGCGCGAAGAGCGGGACATGGTCACAAGTTACGAACTCGGGGTGAATGCCTATGTGGTGAAGCCGGTCCAATTTAACGAGTTCGTCGAAGCCGTGAAAACGGTCGGTCGCTTTTGGGCGGTGCTCAACGAACGTCCGCGAAACTCATCCTAG
- a CDS encoding response regulator: MTTPTKHILSVDDEEIIREMLGELLEIHGYRVTGVATPSAALKVARNDPPDLVITDLQLEESDGLQLVDQLSKIIPDVPVVLLTGILFDSKTVDQSLSHKISAYLSKTAPLSELTAEIHRLLKNG; the protein is encoded by the coding sequence ATGACCACTCCGACCAAGCACATCCTTTCCGTTGATGACGAAGAAATCATCCGCGAGATGTTGGGCGAATTACTGGAGATTCACGGCTACCGTGTCACCGGTGTAGCCACCCCCAGCGCAGCTCTCAAAGTCGCTCGCAACGATCCCCCCGATCTCGTGATCACGGACCTCCAACTCGAGGAATCCGACGGGCTCCAACTGGTTGATCAACTCAGTAAAATCATCCCCGACGTGCCGGTCGTCCTGCTCACCGGCATCTTGTTCGACAGCAAGACCGTCGACCAAAGCCTGTCGCACAAGATATCCGCCTACTTGAGCAAGACCGCGCCCCTCAGCGAACTCACCGCCGAAATCCACCGCCTGCTCAAAAACGGCTGA
- a CDS encoding response regulator has translation MSKVDTPVSDCPNVILIEDETVFRQLLKRALEKRKGWKNVADYSDGLLGLQACLENPPDLLLVDLNLPGKHGLEIVRELRQQAPDVRVLVLTGHAEPKLPSQLMGLGVGGYVDKTAPLAYVIQAIDTVMAGGMYFASNVQAESGPVSGSSLPSASNASPSVLSARELEVAQLVAAGRSSKEIASDLDLSTRTVEKHRANIMEKLGVREVASLVRWVLQNGLG, from the coding sequence ATGAGTAAGGTCGACACGCCAGTATCCGATTGCCCCAACGTCATCCTCATCGAGGACGAAACGGTTTTCCGCCAATTGCTTAAACGTGCGTTGGAAAAGCGGAAGGGGTGGAAGAACGTAGCCGACTATTCCGATGGGCTGCTCGGCTTGCAGGCCTGTCTCGAAAATCCGCCGGATCTGCTGTTGGTCGACTTGAATTTGCCCGGCAAACACGGACTCGAGATCGTGCGTGAGCTTCGCCAGCAGGCTCCCGATGTGCGGGTGTTGGTTTTGACGGGACATGCGGAACCCAAGCTGCCCTCGCAACTGATGGGATTGGGCGTGGGTGGCTATGTGGACAAGACCGCGCCGCTCGCCTACGTGATTCAAGCCATCGATACCGTGATGGCGGGCGGGATGTATTTTGCGTCCAATGTGCAGGCGGAGAGCGGTCCGGTCAGCGGGAGTTCGCTGCCTTCGGCCAGCAATGCGTCACCGTCCGTGCTTTCGGCCCGAGAGTTGGAAGTCGCTCAGTTGGTCGCCGCCGGTCGCTCTTCCAAAGAGATCGCCTCCGATCTCGATCTGAGCACGCGCACGGTCGAGAAACACCGGGCGAACATTATGGAGAAACTGGGCGTGCGCGAAGTGGCGAGCCTGGTGCGCTGGGTGTTGCAAAACGGTCTGGGTTGA
- a CDS encoding CHASE3 domain-containing protein, whose amino-acid sequence MDKPFRIIISAFVIVAAILAVVVGTSIRNLQQSRLSADWVNHTHAVISAVDAVDASLKQGEAAVLTYLHSDENSYQTKYRDAFAELAEQIEVLKALTAISPEDSTRVAELEAHLLNRAAAARALIAAHRAKDDPLVQELLTKDSDTSDLIAITQLAQQIRLHNTDLLHHRDQQAFRDEEATRATLYIGSALNLLILLGTFWFIRDDIQARRRAAQILETSNQELETRVQERTQALQESNQQLKIKNLEGRWTNQALTHQLRYNHLIIDAISDLVIVVTKASNISRINPAVTRRMGFEISELADQPLSDFVTLATTDDMPRRDAVHDAMQSGHDFANCAAEILTKSAQPLSAVLSVHPLRDNDKVVGGVVIIRVTEFV is encoded by the coding sequence ATGGACAAACCGTTCCGTATCATCATCTCGGCCTTTGTGATCGTCGCCGCCATTCTGGCCGTGGTGGTGGGCACTTCCATCCGCAACTTGCAGCAAAGCCGCTTATCCGCCGATTGGGTCAATCACACCCATGCGGTGATTTCGGCCGTCGACGCCGTCGATGCCTCCCTGAAGCAAGGCGAAGCTGCCGTCCTCACCTACCTTCACTCCGATGAAAACAGCTACCAGACGAAATATCGGGACGCCTTCGCCGAACTCGCCGAACAAATCGAAGTCCTCAAAGCGTTGACGGCAATCTCGCCGGAAGATTCCACGCGGGTGGCTGAGCTCGAGGCCCATCTGCTCAATCGGGCCGCCGCCGCGCGGGCCCTCATCGCCGCCCACCGCGCGAAAGACGACCCGCTTGTTCAGGAGCTGCTCACCAAAGACTCCGACACCTCCGACCTCATCGCCATCACTCAACTGGCTCAACAAATCCGACTGCACAATACCGACCTCCTGCACCATCGGGATCAGCAGGCGTTTCGGGATGAAGAAGCCACCCGAGCCACGCTCTACATCGGATCCGCCCTTAACCTGCTGATCCTGCTCGGCACATTTTGGTTCATCCGCGACGACATTCAGGCCCGTCGCCGCGCCGCCCAAATCCTGGAAACCTCGAATCAGGAATTGGAAACGCGGGTGCAGGAGCGCACGCAGGCCCTGCAGGAATCCAACCAACAACTTAAGATCAAAAATCTGGAAGGCCGTTGGACCAATCAGGCGCTCACGCATCAACTGCGCTACAATCACCTCATCATCGACGCGATTTCCGACCTCGTGATCGTCGTCACCAAGGCGAGCAACATTTCCCGCATCAACCCTGCGGTCACGCGCCGCATGGGCTTCGAAATTTCGGAACTCGCGGATCAACCCTTGAGCGACTTCGTCACCCTCGCCACCACCGATGACATGCCGCGTCGCGATGCCGTGCACGACGCCATGCAAAGCGGTCACGACTTCGCAAACTGCGCCGCCGAAATTCTCACCAAATCTGCCCAGCCCCTGTCGGCGGTGCTCAGTGTCCATCCTCTGCGCGACAACGACAAAGTCGTCGGCGGCGTCGTGATTATTCGCGTCACCGAGTTCGTGTAG
- the xseA gene encoding exodeoxyribonuclease VII large subunit, which yields MADWTDNMERASSVRPETPQAESVTAFTRRVKTLLESTIGGSWVRGEISNLRRQASGHVYFSLKDGGAQLSCVLFRGDAMRQKVELRDGQQVIVGGQISVYEARGQYQLIVRTVVEDGVGRLQREFEALKKRLADEGLFERERKRSLPRLPEVVGFVTSPTGAAVQDFARIMLRRGWRGRLVVLPAKVQGEGAAIEIANMVRTANELGGFDVLVVGRGGGSLEDLWAFNEEKVVRAIADSTVPVISAVGHEIDFTLSDFVADVRAETPSGAAELLSSSHGEMKERVTTAGAALREALGDGVVLARDRLAGVRSRLRLLTPRGQIEQGWLRRDDLANRLGAALQRALVLKQTAWREKRQALASHSPQRRVEFESHRLLALWKRLQAASPESVLKRGFVIMRDDQGRPVLRKASLQPNARYEAEFADGKVELRTQS from the coding sequence TGTCACGGCATTCACCCGCCGGGTGAAAACGCTGCTCGAATCGACGATCGGAGGCAGTTGGGTGCGGGGGGAAATTTCCAACCTGCGGCGGCAGGCGAGCGGCCATGTTTATTTTTCGCTCAAGGACGGCGGCGCACAGTTGTCGTGCGTGTTGTTTCGCGGTGATGCGATGCGCCAAAAGGTGGAGCTACGGGATGGCCAGCAAGTCATCGTGGGTGGCCAGATCAGCGTCTATGAGGCGCGGGGGCAGTATCAGCTGATCGTGCGCACTGTGGTGGAGGATGGGGTGGGGCGCCTGCAACGGGAGTTTGAAGCCTTGAAAAAGCGGCTGGCGGACGAAGGTCTGTTTGAGCGTGAACGTAAGCGTAGTTTGCCCCGTTTGCCGGAAGTGGTGGGTTTCGTCACTTCGCCGACGGGGGCAGCGGTGCAGGATTTCGCGAGGATCATGTTGCGCCGAGGATGGCGCGGTCGGCTGGTGGTATTGCCGGCGAAGGTGCAGGGGGAGGGCGCGGCGATCGAGATCGCGAACATGGTGAGAACGGCGAACGAACTGGGCGGATTTGATGTGTTGGTCGTGGGGCGCGGCGGAGGCAGCCTCGAGGACCTGTGGGCGTTCAACGAAGAAAAGGTAGTGCGCGCCATTGCCGATTCCACCGTGCCGGTGATCTCGGCGGTGGGGCATGAAATCGATTTCACGCTGAGCGATTTCGTAGCGGATGTGCGCGCGGAAACTCCGAGTGGCGCGGCCGAACTTTTGTCGAGTTCCCACGGGGAAATGAAAGAACGGGTCACGACTGCGGGCGCAGCATTGCGGGAGGCGTTGGGTGACGGGGTGGTTTTGGCCCGGGACCGACTCGCGGGGGTGCGCAGTCGACTGCGTTTACTGACTCCTCGCGGGCAGATCGAGCAGGGGTGGTTGCGGCGGGACGATCTGGCCAATCGGCTGGGCGCGGCTTTGCAGCGTGCCCTGGTGTTGAAGCAAACGGCGTGGCGTGAAAAGCGGCAGGCATTGGCCTCGCATTCGCCGCAGCGGCGGGTCGAATTCGAGTCGCATCGACTGTTGGCGTTGTGGAAGCGATTGCAGGCGGCGAGTCCGGAATCGGTGTTGAAGCGCGGATTTGTCATCATGCGCGACGACCAGGGGCGACCGGTTTTGCGCAAGGCGTCGCTGCAGCCCAACGCGAGATACGAGGCGGAATTTGCCGACGGAAAAGTCGAGCTGCGGACGCAGTCCTGA
- a CDS encoding PLP-dependent aminotransferase family protein, whose translation MSAVIANSPSVPLYHQLAESVQQLIEGGTLRPGHRVPSVRRMALQREVSISTVIQAYTVLEDRGLIEARPQSGYYVRARLNPVAPEPRMARPMAQPSAVGVSDLAAEIVSYSGYPDYLPLGAACPHHSLFPTKKLARLLGAAGRDDPTLLGQYSMNGTHLPLSREIARRYLQAGAPLDHDELVITIGCTEALNLALRAVAKPGDTVAIETPSYFGILQTMQALGLKVLEIPTDPREGLCLDSLRNALETCSVAALIVTPTFHNPLGSCMSDARKAALYHLLGEFDLPAIEDDIYGDLHWGERRPKPLKAWDTEGRVLLCSSFSKTLAPSLRVGWCAPGRYRERVQRLKFTNTMATPIVLQKTVADFLRNGGYDHHLRGIRRAYRDQVQRFSTAIVQSFPLGTRLSRPQGGFVLWLELDPAIDTMKIHGDALRAHINIAPGRLFSVRERYHNCLRLNCGIPWDESIARALRDIGSLCARQLK comes from the coding sequence ATGTCTGCCGTAATCGCCAATTCCCCTTCGGTTCCGCTTTACCACCAACTGGCCGAATCGGTGCAACAACTGATCGAAGGTGGCACGCTCCGCCCCGGTCACCGCGTCCCATCGGTGCGACGCATGGCCCTGCAACGCGAGGTCAGCATCTCCACCGTCATCCAAGCTTACACCGTGCTGGAGGACCGGGGACTGATCGAAGCCCGCCCGCAGTCCGGCTACTACGTGCGCGCCCGACTGAATCCGGTCGCCCCGGAACCCCGCATGGCACGTCCCATGGCGCAGCCGTCGGCGGTCGGGGTGAGCGACCTCGCGGCGGAGATCGTGAGTTACTCGGGCTATCCCGATTACCTGCCACTCGGCGCGGCGTGCCCCCACCACAGTTTGTTTCCCACCAAAAAACTCGCGCGCCTGCTGGGAGCCGCCGGACGCGACGACCCCACCTTGCTGGGCCAATACAGCATGAATGGCACGCACCTGCCGCTGAGTCGCGAGATCGCCCGCCGTTACCTGCAGGCGGGAGCACCGCTCGACCACGACGAGTTGGTCATCACGATCGGCTGCACCGAGGCGCTCAATCTCGCGTTGCGCGCGGTGGCGAAACCGGGCGACACCGTGGCGATCGAAACTCCGTCGTATTTCGGCATCCTCCAAACCATGCAGGCGCTGGGCTTGAAGGTGCTCGAAATTCCGACCGATCCCCGGGAAGGCCTGTGTCTCGATTCGCTCCGCAATGCCTTGGAGACCTGTTCCGTGGCGGCGTTGATCGTGACGCCAACCTTTCACAATCCGCTCGGGTCGTGCATGTCCGACGCGCGCAAGGCCGCGCTCTATCATTTGCTCGGCGAGTTCGATCTGCCGGCAATCGAAGACGACATCTACGGCGATTTGCACTGGGGAGAGCGTCGCCCCAAACCCCTCAAAGCGTGGGATACGGAGGGCCGCGTGCTGTTGTGCAGTTCGTTCAGTAAAACGCTCGCGCCGTCACTTCGGGTCGGTTGGTGCGCACCGGGTCGCTATCGCGAGCGGGTGCAACGGCTTAAGTTCACCAACACGATGGCCACGCCGATCGTTCTGCAAAAAACCGTCGCCGACTTTCTGCGCAACGGCGGCTACGATCATCACCTGCGCGGTATCCGTCGGGCCTATCGTGATCAGGTCCAGCGTTTCTCCACCGCCATCGTGCAATCGTTTCCGCTGGGCACCCGGTTAAGTCGCCCTCAGGGCGGTTTCGTGCTCTGGCTGGAGTTGGATCCTGCAATCGACACCATGAAAATTCATGGCGATGCCTTGCGCGCCCACATCAATATTGCGCCGGGACGATTGTTCTCCGTCCGCGAGCGCTATCATAACTGCTTGCGCCTCAACTGTGGTATCCCCTGGGACGAATCAATCGCCCGCGCCCTTCGTGACATTGGCTCACTTTGTGCAAGGCAATTGAAATAA
- a CDS encoding sensor histidine kinase encodes MSPVRTRIDRYHPQHWTFLWSPTNRQLIGIFSLIGLLALGVVGLAYRSARTAQRIKTEIDFTFNVRDQIEHVETLARGLQIGTRGYLLAGEMALLQPYDVARTELPNALAELETLLSNDSHTAKLVRLRELIAQDIAYREELVSTVETTDLATARALVANRIEVRKSQDLISKLCEDMKQDATDLLNKYRDSQTANDRIAAVAQTVITLMMLMGTWGIYLYVRYHLDQRRSAEVQLAAKNETLVEANQELESFCYSVSHDLRAPLRHIQGYAQMLQKNAGDSLTAKAQRHLLVISDAAAEMGRLIDDLLAFSRLGRAQLSLDRIDLDGIVKDCIERVLRTTPPERKIEWSVGSLPTVEGDRAMLTQVFTNLISNAVKYTGPRDPARIEITRRQEKPGVITIEIADNGVGFDMKYLPKLFGVFQRLHRSDEFEGTGVGLALVRRILTKHGGSIRAQAEKDRGAQFFVNFPSPRPLRTKTGASRSPALATSHPPSSS; translated from the coding sequence ATGAGCCCCGTGCGCACCCGGATTGATCGCTACCACCCACAGCATTGGACGTTTCTGTGGTCACCCACCAATCGCCAACTCATCGGGATATTCAGCCTCATCGGACTCCTCGCGTTGGGGGTGGTCGGACTGGCCTATCGAAGTGCGCGCACGGCCCAGCGAATAAAGACTGAGATCGACTTCACCTTTAACGTCCGCGACCAGATCGAACACGTCGAGACGCTCGCCCGCGGACTGCAGATCGGCACCCGGGGCTACCTGCTCGCCGGTGAGATGGCGTTATTGCAACCTTACGATGTCGCCCGAACCGAGCTGCCCAACGCTTTGGCCGAGCTTGAGACCCTGCTTTCGAACGACTCCCACACCGCGAAACTCGTCCGGCTCCGGGAACTCATCGCCCAAGACATCGCCTATCGGGAAGAACTTGTGTCCACCGTCGAAACCACCGACCTGGCTACGGCGCGAGCGCTCGTGGCGAATCGCATCGAAGTGCGCAAATCACAGGATCTCATTTCAAAGCTGTGTGAGGACATGAAGCAGGATGCGACCGACCTGCTGAACAAATACCGGGACTCCCAAACCGCCAATGACCGGATCGCCGCCGTGGCCCAAACGGTCATCACGCTGATGATGTTGATGGGCACGTGGGGAATCTATCTCTACGTCCGTTATCACCTCGACCAACGTCGGTCGGCGGAAGTGCAACTGGCCGCAAAAAACGAAACGCTGGTTGAGGCAAATCAGGAATTGGAGTCATTCTGCTACTCGGTTTCCCACGATCTGAGAGCTCCGCTGCGACACATTCAGGGCTACGCTCAAATGCTCCAAAAGAACGCCGGAGACTCCCTGACGGCGAAAGCCCAGCGCCATCTGCTCGTGATCTCCGATGCCGCCGCCGAAATGGGGCGTTTGATCGACGACCTGCTGGCTTTTTCCCGCTTGGGACGCGCCCAACTCTCACTCGATCGCATCGATCTCGACGGCATCGTCAAAGACTGCATCGAACGAGTCCTGCGAACCACGCCCCCGGAACGCAAGATCGAGTGGAGCGTCGGCTCGTTGCCCACGGTGGAGGGCGACCGGGCGATGTTGACCCAGGTTTTCACCAACCTGATTTCCAACGCCGTAAAATACACCGGTCCACGCGATCCCGCGCGCATCGAGATTACCCGCCGTCAAGAGAAGCCCGGCGTCATCACGATTGAAATCGCCGACAACGGCGTCGGCTTCGACATGAAGTATCTGCCCAAACTGTTTGGCGTTTTTCAACGCCTGCATCGCAGCGATGAGTTTGAGGGCACCGGCGTCGGACTCGCGTTGGTGCGCCGCATTTTGACCAAGCACGGCGGGAGTATTCGGGCGCAGGCGGAAAAAGATCGCGGGGCGCAATTCTTTGTAAACTTCCCGAGCCCGCGCCCCCTCCGCACCAAGACCGGCGCCTCCCGCTCCCCTGCTCTGGCCACGTCCCATCCCCCTTCATCATCATGA